In the genome of bacterium, one region contains:
- a CDS encoding selenide, water dikinase SelD has product REYFGRIVDLDAGVPESLSWLLFDAQTSGGLLAAVAGTQAEAALTALHRQGVAAAANIGRVVSGARIRVTA; this is encoded by the coding sequence CGTGAATACTTCGGACGAATCGTTGATTTGGATGCGGGCGTGCCGGAGAGCCTGAGTTGGCTTCTGTTCGACGCGCAAACTTCGGGCGGTCTGTTGGCTGCGGTAGCCGGCACGCAAGCCGAAGCGGCTCTAACCGCGCTCCACCGCCAGGGCGTTGCGGCTGCGGCGAACATTGGCCGCGTCGTTTCGGGAGCGCGCATCCGGGTAACGGCGTGA
- a CDS encoding aspartate-semialdehyde dehydrogenase, with the protein MKPIRLAIVGATGLVGRTTLTILEEWNVPLRSLRLFASEGSAGQVLPFAGREVPVEQLDGAPRGIDAAIFATSRTISRRWIPEFRTAGIPVIDHSSEFRMADDVPLLIPEVNAHTLKRHRNLISNPNCSASIIVIPLAALVRIMEMKTVIVDTYQSVSGSGQDALTELNRELEDPLYTPAVYPRVIAHNLFPQIGEFDEHGVCYEEQKVAEELCKMLELPGLHTLVTTVRVPVRIGHSAAVTIECASEVDLPRVEAAFAEMPGMIFERNDYRTPLEIAGRQEVFVGRLRRSPRNPRWIQFWVVGDNSRKGAASNAIQILMELFKE; encoded by the coding sequence GTGAAGCCGATTCGTCTCGCAATTGTCGGAGCCACGGGTCTGGTGGGCCGAACCACTCTGACCATTCTGGAAGAGTGGAACGTTCCCTTACGTTCGTTGCGATTGTTCGCGTCGGAAGGCTCGGCCGGACAGGTGCTTCCGTTTGCGGGGAGAGAAGTGCCCGTCGAGCAATTGGACGGCGCTCCCCGTGGGATTGACGCGGCCATCTTCGCCACGTCTCGGACGATTTCCCGCCGTTGGATTCCGGAATTTCGGACCGCCGGCATTCCCGTGATTGACCACTCTTCCGAGTTCCGGATGGCGGATGACGTGCCGCTGCTGATTCCCGAGGTGAACGCGCATACTCTGAAGCGACACCGAAACCTGATTTCCAATCCGAATTGCTCGGCAAGCATAATCGTGATTCCGCTGGCCGCCCTTGTCCGCATCATGGAGATGAAGACGGTTATCGTAGATACCTATCAATCCGTCTCCGGATCGGGCCAGGATGCACTGACCGAATTGAACCGTGAGCTTGAGGATCCGTTGTACACGCCGGCTGTGTATCCGCGAGTTATTGCGCATAATCTTTTTCCGCAGATCGGCGAATTTGATGAACATGGAGTGTGTTACGAAGAGCAGAAGGTTGCCGAGGAATTGTGCAAGATGCTCGAACTGCCGGGTCTGCATACTCTTGTCACGACGGTTCGCGTGCCGGTGCGAATCGGTCATTCGGCAGCCGTAACGATTGAATGCGCAAGCGAGGTGGATCTTCCGCGCGTGGAAGCGGCTTTCGCAGAAATGCCGGGAATGATCTTTGAGCGGAATGACTATCGGACTCCTCTGGAAATCGCCGGAAGACAAGAGGTGTTTGTGGGTCGGCTGCGGCGAAGTCCGAGAAATCCGAGGTGGATTCAGTTCTGGGTTGTGGGCGACAACTCGAGAAAGGGAGCCGCTTCGAACGCGATTCAGATTCTCATGGAACTGTTCAAGGAGTGA